A single region of the Labeo rohita strain BAU-BD-2019 chromosome 3, IGBB_LRoh.1.0, whole genome shotgun sequence genome encodes:
- the LOC127163135 gene encoding Fc receptor-like protein 5: protein MELSQLPLVLYIITSFVIYHFTERPKAKVSIKPDQHVFRGETVTLRCDIVCEGVASWQYNWYKDGSVSVFSELQEHTFSPVTESDAGKYSCYGRDTEGSRTSNISDAVTLTVSVLRVSSQTWLTEGDSATLICEVYSSSTDWTFSWYTLVHTSSSDSSRGAEGNYTLNSAALHHSGVYVCRAERGKTAYKSTYSNKQPLWVTGVSPPVSLIIISSRTQHFSSVFLSLSCEDQSNSDKWTVRRYTDSEQLEYCLSSDWGSQTCTINSTITSDTGVYWCQSESGEIYHPVNITVHSGVILESPVHPVTEGDTLTLHCLNQHSTPPNIRADFYKDGSLIQNRTTDMIISTVSKSHEGFYYCKHPDGESPKSWISVTASPRSDGHNPVIIRVTAGMTVTFLITVFLVLLLHYRNNKGGRSQSPSSVSQQQNSSQTSEQNQSEAGNNTLLSGTSHICDSVDTAINKDVSTDNVSGPTEVGLTYAEIELKSTKEQTKRKENKDDGSNDVTYAQVKCSEERLSVPGC from the exons ATGGAGCTCAGTCAACTTCCTCTTGTGCT atatattatcaCTTCTTTTGTGATTTATCATTTTACAGAAAGACCAAAAGCCAAAGTGAGCATTAAACCTGATCAACATGTATTCAGAGGAGAGACAGTCACTCTCAGATGTGACATTGTTTGTGAAGGAGTCGCTAGCTGGCAGTACAACTGGTATAAAGACGGTTCAGTCAGTGTTTTCAGTGAACTACAGGAACACACATTCAGTCCTGTTACTGAGTCTGATGCAGGTAAATACTCCTGTTATGGAAGAGATACTGAAGGATCACGAACATCAAACATCAGTGATGCAGTTACACTGACAGTATCAG TTTTAAGAGTTTCTTCACAGACATGGTTGACTGAAGGAGATTCAGCGACTCTGATCTGTGAGGTTTACAGCTCCTCTACAGACTGGACATTCAGTTGGTACACTTTGGTACACACTTCTTCATCAG ACAGCAGCAGAGGAGCTGAAGGAAATTACACTCTCAATTCTGCTGCTCTACATCACTCAGGAGTTTATGTGTGCAGAGCAGAGAGAGGAAAAACTGCCTATAAATCAACCTACAGCAACAAACAACCACTATGGGTCACGG GTGTTTCTCCTCCAGTCTCTCTTATCATCATTTCCAGCAGAACTCAACACTTCtcatctgtctttctctctctgagcTGTGAGGACCAGAGTAACTCTGACAAATGGACAGTGAGAAGATACACAGACAGTGAACAGCTGGAATATTGTTTATCATCAGACTGGGGATCACAAACATGTACAATAAACTCCACCATCACATCAGACACTGGAGTGTATTGGTGTCAATCTGAATCTGGAGAGATATATCATCCTGTTAATATCACTGTACATT CTGGTGTTATTCTGGAAAGTCCTGTTCATCCTGTGACTGAAGGAGATACTCTGACTCTACACTGTTTAAATCAACATTCAACCCCACCAAACATCAGAGCTGATTTCTATAAAGATGGATCACTCATCCAGAATCGAACTACAGATATGATCATCTCTACTGTCTCAAAGTCACATGAGGGTTTCTACTACTGCAAACATCCAGATGGAGAGTCACCCAagagctggatctcagtcaCAG CTTCCCCTAGATCTGATGGTCACAATCCTGTGATAATTAGAGTGACTGCAGGAATGACTGTCACATTTTTGATCACTGTCTTCTTGGTCCTGCTGCTGCACTACAGAAACAACAAAG GAGGGAGATCTCAGTCGCCCTCTAGTGTCAGTCAACAGCAGAACAGCAGTCAGACATCAGAGCAGAACCAGAGTGAAGCGGGAAACAATACACTGCTGTCTG gaACTTCTCATATTTGTGACTCTGTTGATACAGCTATTAATAAAGACGTAAGCACAG ACAATGTAAGTGGGCCTACTGAAGTGGGCCTCACCTATGCTGAGATTGAACTCAAATCTACAAAAGAACAGAcgaaaaggaaagaaaacaaag atGATGGATCTAATGATGTGACATATGCTCAGGTTAAATGCTCAGAGGAGAGACTTTCAGTCCCAGGATGCTGA